A window from Zingiber officinale cultivar Zhangliang chromosome 7A, Zo_v1.1, whole genome shotgun sequence encodes these proteins:
- the LOC122002999 gene encoding elongation factor 1-alpha, translating into MGKEKVHINIVVIGHVDSGKSTTTGHLIYKLGGIDKRVIERFEKEAAEMNKRSFKYAWVLDKLKAERERGITIDIALWKFETTKYYCTVIDAPGHRDFIKNMITGTSQADCAVLIIDSTTGGFEAGISKDGQTREHALLAFTLGVKQMICCCNKMDATTPKYSKARYDEIVKEVSSYLKKVGYNPDKIPFVPISGFEGDNMIERSANLDWYKGPTLLEALDLISEPKRPSDKPLRLPLQDVYKIGGIGTVPVGRVETGVLKPGMVVTFGPTGLTTEVKSVEMHHEALQEALPGDNVGFNVKNVAVKDLKRGFVASNSKDDPAKEAANFTSQVIIMNHPGQIGNGYAPVLDCHTSHIAVKFAEILTKIDRRSGKELEKEPKFLKNGDAGLVKMIPTKPMVVETFSEYPPLGRFAVRDMRQTVAVGVIKNVEKKDPTGAKITKAAAKKK; encoded by the exons ATGGGGAAAGAGAAGGTTCATATCAACATTGTGGTCATCGGCCATGTCGACTCCGGGAAGTCGACCACCACGGGTCATCTCATCTACAAGCTGGGCGGCATCGACAAGCGTGTGATCGAGCGGTTCGAAAAGGAGGCCGCCGAGATGAACAAGAGGTCGTTCAAGTATGCCTGGGTGCTCGACAAGCTCAAGGCCGAGCGAGAAAGGGGAATCACCATCGACATTGCCCTATGGAAATTCGAGACCACCAAATACTACTGCACCGTCATCGACGCCCCCGGCCACCGCGACTTCATCAAGAACATGATCACCGGAACCTCCCAGGCCGACTGCGCTGTTCTCATCATCGATTCCACCACCGGCGGCTTCGAAGCCGGCATCTCCAAGGACGGCCAGACCCGCGAGCACGCTCTGCTTGCTTTCACTCTCGGAGTCAAACAGATGATTTGCTGCTGTAACAAG ATGGATGCGACGACGCCGAAATACTCGAAGGCGCGATATGATGAAATCGTGAAGGAGGTTTCTTCTTACCTCAAGAAGGTCGGATACAACCCGGACAAGATTCCCTTCGTTCCCATCTCCGGCTTCGAGGGCGACAACATGATCGAGAGGTCCGCCAACCTCGACTGGTACAAGGGCCCGACGCTGCTCGAGGCTCTGGACTTGATCAGCGAGCCGAAGAGGCCCTCGGACAAGCCCCTCCGGCTTCCACTTCAGGATGTGTACAAGATCGGAGGCATTGGCACTGTGCCGGTCGGGCGCGTCGAGACTGGTGTTCTTAAGCCCGGCATGGTCGTCACCTTCGGCCCTACTGGGCTCACGACCGAAGTCAAGTCGGTCGAGATGCATCACGAAGCTCTCCAGGAAGCCCTCCCCGGCGACAATGTCGGCTTCAACGTGAAGAATGTCGCCGTCAAGGATCTGAAGAGAGGCTTTGTCGCGTCCAATTCTAAGGATGACCCTGCGAAGGAGGCTGCCAACTTCACTTCTCAGGTCATCATCATGAACCATCCTGGCCAGATCGGCAATGGCTACGCCCCCGTGCTCGATTGCCACACCTCCCACATCGCAGTCAAGTTCGCCGAGATTCTAACGAAGATCGACAGGCGATCGGGCAAGGAGCTCGAGAAGGAGCCCAAGTTCCTTAAGAACGGCGACGCCGGCTTAGTGAAGATGATCCCCACCAAGCCCATGGTCGTGGAGACATTCTCCGAGTACCCTCCTCTTGGCCGTTTCGCGGTGAGGGACATGCGCCAGACTGTGGCCGTCGGAGTGATCAAAAACGTCGAGAAGAAGGATCCTACTGGTGCCAAGATCACCAAGGCTGCTGCCAAGAAGAAGTGA